CTTTGTCAACGGTGTGGAACAGCCTCTGCCGCCGACAGCTCTGGTGACGAATCTCCCGCCTCCGCCGGGCGATCAGTACCGGACCTTTCCCCGCGGTCGGGGCTACACGCGCGATGACTACGGCCCAATCCGTGTTCCTAGGCGTGGTGACACCATTTGGCTCAGTCTGCAGAACTTGCTGGAGTGGGACATCTTCATCCGCCGGGAGGGCCATAGTGTGGCGGTCCGGGATGGAAAGATCCTGATTGACGGCGTGCCTACCACGTTCTACGTCGTGGAGCGCGATTACTGCTTCGGGCTGGGGGACAACCGTGACAACAGTGAGGATAGTCGCTACTGGGGCTTTATCCCGATGGAGAACGTGGTCGGCAAGCCGATGATGGTCTACTGGTCATGGGATCCGGTGGCGCCGCTCTTGGAGAAGCTGGTGACCATTCGCTGGGGGCGCATAGGAACTCTCGTTCGCTGATGCGCCTACAGTTGGTGTTCCGCCTAGGTAGCTACGTGCGCGGTGTGTCGGCGCACGTTGCTCTGTTTCAACGACGGCAGGCTCCCTCTATCCGCACCCAGAGGCCCTGGCTTCGAGGCCGAGATGTCCTGGAGGCGGCAGGGTTTGCGTTAGTTGTGGGCCTACTCCTCAAAGCCGTGGTGGTAGATTTTTGCTACGTTCCCTCAGCTTCCATGGTGCCGACGCTGCTGCCCGGGGACTACGTTGTGGTGAGCCGAATCGCCTATGCAGTGGGGTTGCCGGAGCGATTGCCGCTACTGGCATTCCAGCTCCCTGCGGAACTGCGGTGGTGGTATCGCTCCCCACAGCGGTGGGACGTTGTCGTCGCTGAGTTCCCTGATAGCGCGGAGGCGGTCAGTTACTACGTCAAGCGTGTCGTCGGGCTTCCGGGGGATACGTTACGGTTTGCTGGCGATACTCTGGTCATCAATCGGGTGGCGTACTGGTTACCTGGAATGCGTGAACGGCCTCGGAGGATCGTCGTCCCACGCCGTGGGATGGTCATCCCACTCTCAGCCGCCTCAGCCCTGGAGTGGTTGCCAATCCTACAGCGCGATGGAGCCGGTGTGGTCGTGGTGGGAGATAGCATCTACGTCGATGGCCGTCCGGCAGAGCACTACGTTGTGCGGCATGACCATGTCTTCCTCATGGGCGACAACTACCGAGCTAGCATGGACTCCCGCCACTGGGGCCCGGTTCCCCGGAGGGCCATCGTCGGTAAGGCGGTGATGGTCTACTACTCCCGGGCCGAGGATGGGCGCATTCGATGGAATCGGATTGGGACGCTCCTGCACTGATGCGTGGGCTCTACCTCCATATCCCCTTCTGCGAGCACAAATGCTGCTACTGTGACTTCTACTCGGTCGAGCGCCCGGAGCTGATAGGGCCGTTCGTTGATGTGCTCTGCCGCGAGATAGAGCTCTTGCCGGAACAGATTCCCGAAGCTGTGGCCGAACCTGTGGCTACCGTCTACTTCGGTGGCGGCACGCCGTCACTGCTGTCACCGCAGCAGTTGGAGCGGATCGTGGAACGCCTGCACCGCATCTTCCGCTGGGAGCCAGAGGTGGAGTGGACGATGGAATGCAATCCTGGGACCGTGACAGAGGAACGGCTCCGGGCATATCGGCAGTTGGGAGTGACACGACTCAGCTTCGGGGTCCAGTCGTTCCATCCCGAGGAGTTGCGTTTCCTGGAGCGCATCCATACGGTGCGAGAGGCACAGCTGGCTGTAGAGTGGGCGCGGCGGGCTGGTTTCGAGAACATCAACATTGACCTCATGTTCGCGGTGCCCGGGCAGACAGTGGAGTCATGGCTGACCACGCTCCAACGAACGATCGCACTGGCTCCGCAGCACATCTCTGCCTACAGCCTCATCTGGGAGCCTGGAACACCACTCTACGCCCGCTGGAAGCGCGGGGAGGTTGCGCCCGTCTCGGAGGAGCTGGATGTGGCACAGTACGAGTTGGCAGTTCATCTCCTGCAAGATGCTGGGTACCTGCACTATGAGGTCTCCAACTTCGCTCGGCCCGGATACGAATGCCGGCACAACCTGCTCTACTGGCATGCTGAAGAGTACGTTGCGCTGGGTCCCTCAGCGCATGGGTACTTGAGGGGACGCCGCTATTGGAACGTCCGAAGCTTGCGTCAATACCAGGAGCTCATCCGCCAAGGCCAACTCCCAATTGCCGGCTCTGAGCATCTCAGCGCGGTGGAGCGATTGGAAGAGCTTGTCTTCTTGGGGCTGCGCTCCGACGGTCTGCGCTTTGACCGCATTCGGCAGGAGTTTGGGATAGACCTTGCAATGGAGGCCGCTCCAATCCTGGCGCAATGGGAGGAGTTAGGGGTCGTGCGGCTACGAACCCCGCATCGGCTGTGGCTGAACTGGCGAGGGTATCTCATGTGCGATGAGTTGGCGAGCCAACTGATGCTCTGTGCTGAACGGGCTCTCAGCAGAACGGATAGGCAGTCCGGCCCTTGCCAGGAGCTTACTCTGCTTGCCGGATAGGTAAAAGCTCGCGGAGCGCCTCTGCTGTCGTAATGGGCCGTTGGCAAGCGCCATCAACACAGACATGTGCGGCAGGCTCCGGTAGGAGCGGGTATTGGGCATATGCCGGGGCTAAGCGGCGGAAACTCTCAACGGCGTCTTTCCCGGCGGCACCGAGGAAGACACTCCGCGGAAGGAAGTGGCGATGGGCTTCCCGGATGAGTTTCGAGAGGCCGTCGCTGGGGGTTTCTGCTAAGAAGCAGATCTCCGACGTTGGTCCGTAGGCCATGTCCAGAGCGATGAGAAGGCCGGGGAAGGCCATCGGAGCCTCTTGCACGGTTGCCGGTGCTGCTGCGAGCGCCTCTTCTGCCCAAGTCCGCCACTGGGTGTCGCCGGTGATATGCGCCAAGCGGAGGAAGTTCCAACAAGCCACCGCTGCCCCAGAAGGAGTGGCTCCATCGGCGTCCTCACGGTACCGTAGTGGCAGTTCGTTCGTGGAGGGGCTGGTGAGGTAGAAGGCGCCGGTAGTGGAATCCCAGAAGCGTTCGCGGAGTTGCTGGCCAATCTGGAGGGCCGCTTCCAGCACGGCAACGTCGAGCTGTGTGCCGTAGAGTTCTACAAGTCCCCACAGCAGAAACGCGTAGTCGTCCAGCAGCCCAGGCACGCTCCAAGAACCGTCGGCGTAGCAGTGGAAGAGCACCCCATGCTCCTTCCAGCACCGTAGGAACCAGCCTGCTGTCCGGGAGGCCGTGGCTTGGTAGCGTTCATCGCCGAGGCTTCGAGCAGCGGTGCAGAGGGCTGCCAGCATGAGCCCGTTCCAGTCGGTGAGGATCTTCTCATCCCGCTGGGGTGGCACACGGCGTTGGCGGTAGGCGAAGAGCTTCTGCCGAATGGTCTCCCAAAGATGCTGGAGTGCTTCGGTAGCAAGGCCAAAGTGCTCGCCGAGGGCTTCCCACGGTGCAGTCTGGAAGAGGTGATTCCGTCCTAGTTCGGGCAGGTTCCCGTACGGCTCCACTCCAAAGGCGAAGCGCAAGAACTCGTACTCTTGATCCGCGAGGAGGTGCCGCAGCTCTGCATCGCTCCAGAGGTAGAAGGCACCCTCCTCGCCGGCGCTGTCAGCGTCTTCGGAGGTGTAGAAGGCGCCTTCTGGGGCTAGAAGCTCTCGCTCGCAGTAGGCTATGACTTCGCGCACTGTCTGCGCCCAGAGCGGGGAAGGGCGGATTTGGTGTGCTTCAGCATATGCCAGCGAGAGTAGCGCTTGGTCGTAGAGCATCTTCTCGAAGTGCGGGATGCGCCACCGCTCGTCGGTGGCATATCGGTGGAACCCGAAGCCGACGTGGTCGTAGAGTCCACCGAAGCGCATCTGCTGCAGGGAGTACTCCACCATCTGGAGGGCCTTTGGCTCTCCCGTGCGGTACCACCAGCGCAGCAGGAAGAGGAGCTGCGGTACCATCGGGAACTTGGGGGCTCCGCCGAAGCCGCCGTATCGGGGATCATATTGCCGCTCTAACTGCTCGTAAGCGCGCTGCAGCAGCTCGCTGGTAGGATGGCTGCCGAGGGGCTGACGGTGGGTGCGGAGGAACTCCAGCACACGCTGGGCGTACGACAATAGGTCCTGCCGTCGGGTCCGCCACAGCTCAGCAATCTGGCGTAGTACTGTCAGCAGTCCAGGGCGCCCGTAGCGGTCCGTCTTCGGGAAGTACGTACCGGCGAAGAAAGGTAGCTTGGAAGGGGTCATGACGATCGTCAGTGGCCAGCCTCCATGGCCGGTTATGGCTTGGCAGGCTTGCATGTAGAAAGCGTCGATATCGGGGCGCTCCTCGCGGTCGACTTTGATGCACACGAAATGCTCATTGAGCACCTGGGCAACCTCGGGGTCGGCGAAGGACTCCCGTTCCATCACGTGGCACCAGTGGCACGCGGAGTAGCCGATGGAGAGGAAGATTGGCTTATCCTCCTGCAGGGCTCGTTGGAAGGCTTCTTCACACCAGGAATACCAGTCTACGGGGTTCTCGGCATGCTGCCGGAGGTAGAGGCTCTTCTCATGGGCCAGGCGATTAGCCATTCGAGTTCCCACGGTGCTGGGCTTGCCAGAGGCGCAGCAGGAGGATGAGCTGGCCAGCGTGGTAAGCAGCGTGTTCGGCAATGTGGTGGAGGATGGCAGAGCGACGCACTGGGATGCGGCGTCGGCCGACGAAGCATTCCTGCGAGAGTGCCGGGGCTGTCAGCGCTGCTACACGGCTGCGGAGCTCAGAGAAGGTTGCCGACAGCTCAGCCAGCAGTTCCTCTTTGCTTGTTGGCTCCGGAATCCAATCGCGCTGGGCCTCTGCGGAGAGGGCTTCGTAATCGGGTGCCGGCGAGAGAGCATATGCCGCCAGCCGCTTGCTCGAGCGGATGACATGCTGGAGGCGGGTTCCGATAGAGGGGATGTTCGGGGCGGGTCCCCACCAGAGGGCTTCCGCTGGGGTGGCTTCTACATGGCTCCGCAGCCAGTAGTAGGCTTGCTCCAAGCTCGCGAGGAGGTCTAGTACATGGAGCTCATCGGGGGCACGGGATTCCGCTGTTTGCAGCGAGCGAAGCCAGGGTTCCATCGCTCCCCGTCCGTCGTTCCCGAGCGGAGACGCTCAGGCGGGGAGAATCATGTGCGCCCCGAGGGAGGAATTGCAGAGCTTTGGTAGTTTGCGCTCGTCGTCTTTCACTGGTTCAGCCATGCGGAAGCGGGTTGAAGAATGGTGGAGTCCGCAGCTTAGGCGGCGGATGCCAGTTGCTGTCTACGGCCATTTCGGAGTGCCCATACTCCTTTTCCCGACGGCAATGGCGGATTTCCTGGAGTACGAGCGCTTCAGAGTCATCGAGGTGCTGCGGCCGTGGATTGAACAGGGGGTGTGCAAGCTCTACACCATCAACAGCATCAATGCCGACAGCTGGCTTCACCCTACGCTCCCTCCGCGGGAGCGCATCCTCCGCCATATGGCGTACAATCGCTACGTGGTGCAGGAGGTCGTGCCGTTCATCGTAGCGGACTGCCGAGGGCCGCAGCCAATTATAACAGCGGGGGCATCGCTGGGGGCCTTCCATGCAGCGAACCTCTTCTTCCAGCGGCCTGACATCTTTGCTGGAACAATCGCGCTGAGCGGCGTCTACGATCTGCAGGTCTACAGCAACGGCTACTTCGACGACGACTGCTACTTCAATTCGCCGATCCACTTCCTGCCGAACCTCAACGACAACCACTGGCTCCCGTTGCTGCGACAGCGGCGGCACATCTACCTTGCTTGCGGTCGGGGGACATACGAGCGGCCGGAGGCAACACTTCAGCTCTCAGCGATTCTATCGGCCAAGGGGATCCGGCACACCGTGGAGGTGTGGGGGCCGGAGTGGCCTCATGACTGGCAGACATGGCGTGCAATGATGCCACGCTACGTGGAGCGATTGCGGCTGGACCCACCGTATCCGGCGTAATGAAGAGAAGGGTTCGCTCTGGAAGCTGCTAATTTCGTTCGGCCACGTGGGACAGCACGAGAGGGAGCAGTGGCAACGACACAACGTTTACAGCGGAAGCAACCTGCAGAACGGGCATGGCTGAGTCGGCTATTGCCGGAGCGGTACCACGATGTGGCGCTCTGCCTGCTGATTTGGCTGGCAATCTGGGTCTTCCTCGCCCCCGTCATCTTCGGAGGCGGCATCTTCCCTGCGTCGGATAACATTGCCTCGTGGAGCTTCCGACCGTATCTGGAGGCTGCCCGCCGAGAGGGGAGCTTCCCACAGTGGATTCCGTACATCTTCAGCGGCATGCCATCGTTTGCCTCGCTACTGATTACGGGGACCCGTTGGTGGGATGTACTGATGCAGCTCACTGTTGGACTGACGCAGTTGGTGGGTGAGCTCCTCAAGAGCGATGCGGCGCGGGTTTCCTGCTTCTACATTGGCTACGGCATTGGGATGTACTGGTTGCTGCGAGTTCGCGGGCATGAGCGGTTGGTGAGCCTCTGGGGCGCTCTGGCAGCGGTGTTCTCTACGTTCGTCATCGCCTGGATCATGATTGGGCACAACACCAAGCCTTGGGCGCTGATGACGCTGCCATACGGCTTGCTGCTACTGGAGCAGCTCCAGCGTCGGTTCACGCTCTTGCGGTTGGCGCTGTTGGTGGTGGTGCTCCACGTCATGTTGCTGTCATCGCACCTGCAGATGATCTTCTACCTCGGCCTCCTCTACGCCTTCTATGTGCTAGCGGGGGTCGCGGTACGAGCTGTACGTCGGGAGAGCGTGCTGGGAAGCATACGCGCTGCTGTGGCTCTCGCGATTGCTGGCGTGGTTGCCTTCGGGCTGTCAGCGGATCGGTACTTGAGCACTCTGGAGTACACGCCGTACTCTACCCGTGGGAGCCTGCCGATCCATCTGGATTCCGCCCAGCGGGCAAAGGCTGCTGAGGGCGGACTGGACTACGAGTACGCGACAAACTGGTCATTCAGCCCTCAGGAGATGATCACCTTCCTCGTCCCGAACTTCTTCGGGTTCGGAAAGCTGGAGTACGAGGGGCCGCTCAGCAACAACCGTCCAGTGATGCTCCACACGTACTGGGGGCAGATGCCCTTCACAGATGCCGCGAACTACATGGGGATTGCCGTACTGGTGCTGGCGTTCCTTGGGGCATGGCGCTTGCGGCGGGATCCTTTCGGGATTGCCCTGATGGCGAGCGCGCTCGTGGGGTTGTTCCTGTCCTTTGGGAAGAACTTCCCGGTGCTGTTCGACCTGTTCTTCTACCACGTGCCACTCTTCAACAAGTTCCGCGCTCCCAGCATGGCCTTGGTGCTCGTGCAGGTGGCAGTACCAATTCTGGGAGCAGTTGGGCTCTCCACGGTGCTCCAGTGGCGCCAGCGGCCGGAGCCGGCGATGCGAACCTTCTTCCGGTGGGCATTTGCAGGGCTAGCTGCATGGCTGCTCATCGGTGTCGTAGTATGGGCCTTCTTCGAGCAGAGCTACGTGGAGGCTGTGGCGCAGAGCACTACAGGCAAGCAGTATCCACCGGCCATCCACACGTTCATCTGGCAGGAGATGATCGGCGACTGGTTCATGACCGCGCTGCTTGGGCTGGCAACCCTGGGTGTCCTCTGGTGGTACGTGCGTGGGCGTCTCTCGACGGATACTGCTGGGGTGTTGCTCGTTGGGCTGTTGTTGTGGGATCTCTGGCGGGTGGCCCTCCGGCCGATGGAAGTAGAGTATCGCAAGCCTGAGGAGACGGTCTTCCGCCGTACAGACGTCATTGAATTCCTCCAGCAGCAGCGGGGACTCTTCCGGATAGCCGATCTCACTAGCTCGGTGCCGAACGCCAGTGCCTATTGGTTTTTGGAGAACATCCACGGCTACCATGCGGCGAAGTTGCGGGTCTACCAGGACCTGCTGGATGTTGCTGGTGAAGGCAACGGGAACGTGGTGCTCAACCCCTTCTTGTGGAACCTTCTCAACGTGCGCTTCGTGCTGTCCCCGCAGCCGTTGCAGGTTGAGACCCTCCGCTTAGCATTCCGCTCGCAGCAGACAGGGACGTACGTATACGAAAACACAGCCTTCCTCCCGCGGGCGTTCTTCGTAGATACCGTCGTCGTGCTGCCACCGCTACAGATCTTGGAACGACTTCGGCGTGGAGATTTCGATCCGCGTCGCTTGGTCTTCGTAGAACAGCCGCTGCCGCAGCCTATAGAACCGGCTGGCGAGGGGGCTACAGCAGAGGTGCTGGTCCACAAGAACGAGTACATCAAGCTACGGGTAACGGCTACGGGGCACAACTTCCTCTTCTTGAGCGAAATCGTTTACCCCCCGGCGTGGCACGCGACGGTTGATGGCCGGCCTGCGCCAATCGTCAAGACAAACTATGCCTTCCGTGGCATCATTGTACCGCCAGGGACACACACTGTAGAGCTCCGTTACCACTCCGCAGCGTTTGAGCGTGGGCGGTGGGTGAGCTTGGGGCTTAATGGCATGGTGCTCTTGGCTCTCGTCCTGGGTGCGTGGGGAGAGTATCGGAGAAGGCGGACTGCGGTGCAGGATCAGAAGGGGTAGCCGGCGTAATGTGATAGGCGTTGGAGCGCCGTGCTGTAGAAGTCCGTGGTCCCTCGCTGAATGGTCGAGTTCTCTCAATGATAGCCTCGTCGCAGCAAGGCAGCGCTTCAGTGAGTGCTACGTGCTCTGGAGAGGTGCTACGCGTCTGTAGGGTTGCGAGGTCCTCTCGTCGTGATGGTATGGGATGAGTGTGGAGGAACTGATTCAGTGGTGTCGGGAGGAGGCCCGTCGACGCAGATGGGTTGAGTTTCCTGAGGACATCCTCCGGAGCCTAACGGTTGAGCAAGCACGGCAGGTTGCAAACGCGTTGCAGAGCACAACTCTCATGCGCCTCCCGCCATGGGAGATTCGTTTCTTTGAGTGGCTCCGGGAGGCTGATCCCAGAGTCTGGCACGATCTCTGGGGTAGTCCAGAGGAGGAGCCTTACGTTGTGGGCCTCTCCTTCTTACCCTTCTTGATCCAGCACCCGCGGCGCGGCTTTCCAATCTGCGACTTGAGGACGTTGGACAACTACTACTTCACTGCTGCTCATATTACCCCGGTGGAAGGTCTGTCAGTCCTCCAGGCAGCGCAGCAGTTGCTTCTGGCAGGCCGACCGCTGACGTTGGCTCAGGAATTCTTGCTGGAAGTGAGTGTTGCTCCGATCGACATTTGGCATTTCGCCTACTATCGCCGCGTCTCGCCGGCAGAGGTCAAGGAAGCGGTGATGGAGTTGGTCGAGGCAAAGGTGCTCATCCATCTGCGCTCGGCTGAGGAGGTGGCGGAGTACGTCAAGTTGGAGTAGCTTAGGGTTCTTTTGTCAGGGGAGCCCCCAGTGGATATGGAGGGCGATAGCGATGGAATTGCCACGAGGTCGTGGGGAGCTCTGTCCTTAGGAATGCGAAGAACCGTCGAAGGGTTGGGGAGTAGGCGAGCTCTGCAGCAAGAACCCACCGCAAGGTCCATCTACCTCCTATGTGGAGCCCGAGAGTGGTGCTGATCGCATTCCGCCATTGGAGCCGGGTTATCTTGGTCCCCTGGTTCCACAGAGCGCCGAGGTAGTGAGTAAGGGCAGCGTGCCAGCCGAGTTCTGGTAGGATTGGTCTGCCACGCCAGCGGAGCTCGGTCCGAAGAGTGGTTCTGTTGTCGGTTCCGATGCTAGGGAAGGGTGCTGGGAAGCTAGTGAGAGCATCTAAGCGTTCGGCTCGGTAGCCGAGCCAATTCCAGACATTCTGGTGGCGTCCCTCCCACTGGAGTAGGAAGGGGGGAAACAGGTATCCCCAGCCCATAAGGCTGAGTTCAAGAGTGGTGGCCCGGGGTAGGCGATTTGCGAACCCGTTCCCCGCTGCTATGCGACCAGCTATGAGGGCATAGGGTGAGAGAGCAGCTGAGTGCTCCAGCTCTCCTGCAATGTAGCTGAGTCGTTCTCCGGCAGGCCCCGTAGGTAGGCCA
The window above is part of the Candidatus Kapaibacterium sp. genome. Proteins encoded here:
- a CDS encoding DinB family protein, encoding MEPWLRSLQTAESRAPDELHVLDLLASLEQAYYWLRSHVEATPAEALWWGPAPNIPSIGTRLQHVIRSSKRLAAYALSPAPDYEALSAEAQRDWIPEPTSKEELLAELSATFSELRSRVAALTAPALSQECFVGRRRIPVRRSAILHHIAEHAAYHAGQLILLLRLWQAQHRGNSNG
- the lepB gene encoding signal peptidase I, giving the protein MRLQLVFRLGSYVRGVSAHVALFQRRQAPSIRTQRPWLRGRDVLEAAGFALVVGLLLKAVVVDFCYVPSASMVPTLLPGDYVVVSRIAYAVGLPERLPLLAFQLPAELRWWYRSPQRWDVVVAEFPDSAEAVSYYVKRVVGLPGDTLRFAGDTLVINRVAYWLPGMRERPRRIVVPRRGMVIPLSAASALEWLPILQRDGAGVVVVGDSIYVDGRPAEHYVVRHDHVFLMGDNYRASMDSRHWGPVPRRAIVGKAVMVYYSRAEDGRIRWNRIGTLLH
- the hemW gene encoding radical SAM family heme chaperone HemW, with translation MESDWDAPALMRGLYLHIPFCEHKCCYCDFYSVERPELIGPFVDVLCREIELLPEQIPEAVAEPVATVYFGGGTPSLLSPQQLERIVERLHRIFRWEPEVEWTMECNPGTVTEERLRAYRQLGVTRLSFGVQSFHPEELRFLERIHTVREAQLAVEWARRAGFENINIDLMFAVPGQTVESWLTTLQRTIALAPQHISAYSLIWEPGTPLYARWKRGEVAPVSEELDVAQYELAVHLLQDAGYLHYEVSNFARPGYECRHNLLYWHAEEYVALGPSAHGYLRGRRYWNVRSLRQYQELIRQGQLPIAGSEHLSAVERLEELVFLGLRSDGLRFDRIRQEFGIDLAMEAAPILAQWEELGVVRLRTPHRLWLNWRGYLMCDELASQLMLCAERALSRTDRQSGPCQELTLLAG
- a CDS encoding alpha/beta hydrolase-fold protein; the encoded protein is MRKRVEEWWSPQLRRRMPVAVYGHFGVPILLFPTAMADFLEYERFRVIEVLRPWIEQGVCKLYTINSINADSWLHPTLPPRERILRHMAYNRYVVQEVVPFIVADCRGPQPIITAGASLGAFHAANLFFQRPDIFAGTIALSGVYDLQVYSNGYFDDDCYFNSPIHFLPNLNDNHWLPLLRQRRHIYLACGRGTYERPEATLQLSAILSAKGIRHTVEVWGPEWPHDWQTWRAMMPRYVERLRLDPPYPA
- the lepB gene encoding signal peptidase I, whose protein sequence is MEVRQILLLAWQRYREARRRRKEQRRKPKSAQEAIFSWFRSLLGALVIVMIINGLAVASFVVPTGSMENTVEAGDFLFVNRLVFGPSTPQMIPFLNIALPYLRLPGLRQPQRGDIIVFIFPGYRDEVEPREFQYYLKRCVAVAGDTVEIRQKRLFVNGVEQPLPPTALVTNLPPPPGDQYRTFPRGRGYTRDDYGPIRVPRRGDTIWLSLQNLLEWDIFIRREGHSVAVRDGKILIDGVPTTFYVVERDYCFGLGDNRDNSEDSRYWGFIPMENVVGKPMMVYWSWDPVAPLLEKLVTIRWGRIGTLVR
- a CDS encoding YfhO family protein, giving the protein MATTQRLQRKQPAERAWLSRLLPERYHDVALCLLIWLAIWVFLAPVIFGGGIFPASDNIASWSFRPYLEAARREGSFPQWIPYIFSGMPSFASLLITGTRWWDVLMQLTVGLTQLVGELLKSDAARVSCFYIGYGIGMYWLLRVRGHERLVSLWGALAAVFSTFVIAWIMIGHNTKPWALMTLPYGLLLLEQLQRRFTLLRLALLVVVLHVMLLSSHLQMIFYLGLLYAFYVLAGVAVRAVRRESVLGSIRAAVALAIAGVVAFGLSADRYLSTLEYTPYSTRGSLPIHLDSAQRAKAAEGGLDYEYATNWSFSPQEMITFLVPNFFGFGKLEYEGPLSNNRPVMLHTYWGQMPFTDAANYMGIAVLVLAFLGAWRLRRDPFGIALMASALVGLFLSFGKNFPVLFDLFFYHVPLFNKFRAPSMALVLVQVAVPILGAVGLSTVLQWRQRPEPAMRTFFRWAFAGLAAWLLIGVVVWAFFEQSYVEAVAQSTTGKQYPPAIHTFIWQEMIGDWFMTALLGLATLGVLWWYVRGRLSTDTAGVLLVGLLLWDLWRVALRPMEVEYRKPEETVFRRTDVIEFLQQQRGLFRIADLTSSVPNASAYWFLENIHGYHAAKLRVYQDLLDVAGEGNGNVVLNPFLWNLLNVRFVLSPQPLQVETLRLAFRSQQTGTYVYENTAFLPRAFFVDTVVVLPPLQILERLRRGDFDPRRLVFVEQPLPQPIEPAGEGATAEVLVHKNEYIKLRVTATGHNFLFLSEIVYPPAWHATVDGRPAPIVKTNYAFRGIIVPPGTHTVELRYHSAAFERGRWVSLGLNGMVLLALVLGAWGEYRRRRTAVQDQKG
- a CDS encoding thioredoxin domain-containing protein translates to MANRLAHEKSLYLRQHAENPVDWYSWCEEAFQRALQEDKPIFLSIGYSACHWCHVMERESFADPEVAQVLNEHFVCIKVDREERPDIDAFYMQACQAITGHGGWPLTIVMTPSKLPFFAGTYFPKTDRYGRPGLLTVLRQIAELWRTRRQDLLSYAQRVLEFLRTHRQPLGSHPTSELLQRAYEQLERQYDPRYGGFGGAPKFPMVPQLLFLLRWWYRTGEPKALQMVEYSLQQMRFGGLYDHVGFGFHRYATDERWRIPHFEKMLYDQALLSLAYAEAHQIRPSPLWAQTVREVIAYCERELLAPEGAFYTSEDADSAGEEGAFYLWSDAELRHLLADQEYEFLRFAFGVEPYGNLPELGRNHLFQTAPWEALGEHFGLATEALQHLWETIRQKLFAYRQRRVPPQRDEKILTDWNGLMLAALCTAARSLGDERYQATASRTAGWFLRCWKEHGVLFHCYADGSWSVPGLLDDYAFLLWGLVELYGTQLDVAVLEAALQIGQQLRERFWDSTTGAFYLTSPSTNELPLRYREDADGATPSGAAVACWNFLRLAHITGDTQWRTWAEEALAAAPATVQEAPMAFPGLLIALDMAYGPTSEICFLAETPSDGLSKLIREAHRHFLPRSVFLGAAGKDAVESFRRLAPAYAQYPLLPEPAAHVCVDGACQRPITTAEALRELLPIRQAE